One Argonema galeatum A003/A1 DNA window includes the following coding sequences:
- a CDS encoding DnaJ C-terminal domain-containing protein, translating to MPATDFKDYYAVLGINKTASAEEIKKVYRRLARKYHPDMNQGNKEAEAHFKEVSEAYEVLSDSDKRKKYDQFGQYWKQAGQGWPPGGGGAGVDPSGFDFSQYGSFDEFINELLGRFGTTSPGGPGRSPGGRAYTYRTTTGGPTGFSGYNGFDGFENQTGQATAVDREATLSLSLSEAFNGVQKRLDLGTEVVDVRIPPGAKTGSRIRLKGKGAVSPYTQQRGDLYLTVELLPHSFFQFDGENLVCEVPITPDEAVLGAQIEVPTPDGSVTVNVPAGIRSGQSLRLRGKGWPKPKAERGDQMVKIAIVPPKDLSPIDREYYEKIRTARSFNPRSDLKQIKL from the coding sequence ATGCCAGCGACCGACTTCAAAGACTATTACGCCGTTCTAGGAATAAACAAGACCGCTAGTGCCGAGGAAATCAAAAAGGTTTACCGCCGACTGGCACGCAAATACCACCCCGATATGAACCAAGGCAACAAAGAAGCCGAAGCTCACTTCAAGGAAGTCAGCGAAGCCTACGAAGTCTTGTCAGACTCAGACAAACGTAAAAAATATGACCAATTTGGTCAGTACTGGAAACAAGCCGGTCAAGGATGGCCGCCGGGAGGAGGAGGCGCAGGCGTCGATCCCAGTGGCTTCGACTTTAGTCAGTATGGTAGTTTCGATGAATTTATCAACGAATTGCTAGGTCGCTTTGGCACCACAAGCCCTGGTGGGCCTGGACGTTCGCCTGGGGGTCGCGCTTACACCTACCGCACCACCACGGGTGGCCCGACAGGCTTTAGCGGCTATAATGGTTTCGACGGATTTGAAAATCAGACAGGTCAAGCAACAGCCGTAGATAGAGAAGCAACCCTTAGCCTCAGCCTATCGGAAGCATTCAACGGTGTCCAAAAGCGCTTAGATTTAGGTACGGAAGTTGTTGACGTGAGGATTCCGCCTGGTGCCAAAACGGGTAGCCGCATTCGCCTTAAAGGCAAAGGCGCAGTCAGTCCCTACACCCAGCAGCGAGGGGATTTGTACTTAACGGTGGAACTGTTACCGCACTCGTTCTTCCAGTTTGATGGAGAAAACCTAGTCTGCGAGGTGCCAATTACCCCAGATGAAGCCGTGTTGGGAGCCCAAATTGAAGTCCCAACCCCCGATGGTTCTGTAACGGTGAATGTTCCCGCCGGAATTCGTTCCGGTCAATCCCTGCGTCTGCGGGGCAAAGGATGGCCCAAACCCAAAGCTGAACGGGGTGACCAGATGGTGAAAATTGCGATCGTACCCCCGAAAGACCTCAGTCCGATCGATCGCGAGTATTACGAGAAAATCCGTACCGCACGCAGCTTCAATCCCCGCAGCGATTTAAAGCAAATAAAATTATAG
- a CDS encoding peroxiredoxin family protein, translating into MLTSTDFSGLINERFFRNFLPIPASNSLKLRGITPDFELADITHKRPVRLSDYRGKQSVIIAFTRIFTEKQYCPLCYPHIKALNENYEQFSGRGVEILMITSTDRQQSEKVVQDLGLKMPLLSDRACGVFRAYEVGQALGAPLPGQFVLDKQGKLRFKHLFSFLSPNASVEKLLEVITQVAS; encoded by the coding sequence ATGCTGACTTCCACCGACTTTAGCGGTTTAATAAATGAGCGCTTCTTCCGCAATTTTTTACCTATTCCTGCCAGTAATAGCCTGAAACTGCGAGGAATTACCCCAGACTTTGAACTTGCCGATATCACTCACAAACGTCCCGTCAGGCTATCCGATTATAGAGGAAAGCAATCTGTTATAATAGCTTTTACGCGCATCTTTACTGAAAAGCAATACTGCCCTCTTTGCTATCCCCACATAAAAGCATTGAATGAAAACTACGAGCAGTTTAGCGGTCGGGGTGTTGAGATTTTGATGATTACCAGTACAGATAGGCAACAAAGCGAAAAAGTCGTGCAAGACTTAGGCTTGAAAATGCCTTTACTGAGCGATCGGGCCTGTGGGGTTTTTCGTGCGTATGAAGTTGGTCAGGCGTTGGGTGCGCCTTTACCAGGACAGTTTGTGTTAGATAAGCAAGGAAAACTCCGCTTTAAACATTTGTTTTCCTTTCTCTCCCCCAATGCTTCTGTGGAGAAGTTGCTGGAGGTAATAACTCAAGTTGCTAGTTAG
- a CDS encoding GTPase family protein yields the protein MEMKEPDLTEDQLKLVEKELEKELEKRVNERQFRVSIVGQTGVGKSSLINALFGTKLKTDPVKPCTKEIEDIPIEIKQGSTLYFYDLPGIGESDEADEKYLQKYREHLQSSDVILWAIH from the coding sequence ATGGAAATGAAAGAGCCTGATTTGACGGAGGATCAGCTTAAGCTTGTTGAAAAGGAACTTGAAAAGGAACTTGAAAAAAGAGTAAATGAGCGTCAATTTCGTGTTTCTATTGTAGGTCAAACGGGCGTTGGCAAGTCTTCTCTTATAAATGCTTTATTTGGCACTAAGCTGAAGACCGATCCTGTCAAACCATGTACGAAAGAGATAGAAGATATCCCGATTGAGATAAAGCAGGGAAGTACCCTGTATTTTTATGACCTTCCTGGGATTGGAGAGTCAGATGAAGCTGACGAAAAGTATTTGCAAAAGTACAGAGAACATCTTCAATCTTCTGATGTAATCTTATGGGCGATTCACTAG
- a CDS encoding Rpn family recombination-promoting nuclease/putative transposase, whose translation MAYDNTCKYLAEKFPAAFVQWLLPLDRPTTIQVLKTELIQEPIRADSLAFLQADNQILHLEFETLPYSDPPIPFRMLDYYVRLKRQYSCSINQVVIFLQQTTSEQAFVSEYTDENTLHRYRVIRLWEQDPALLLSVPGLLPLATLSQTNSPRTLLEQVANRIATIEERDRQADLLACTQVLAGLRFEKNLIRQLFRKETMRESVIYQEIREDGLLEGRQREALSFVTRQLTRRLGTIDPEMQDQIQTLSVEELENLGEALLDFSEATDLVNWLNEP comes from the coding sequence TTGGCCTACGACAACACTTGCAAATATCTGGCCGAAAAATTCCCAGCCGCCTTCGTCCAATGGCTGCTGCCACTCGATCGGCCCACCACGATTCAGGTTCTCAAAACTGAACTAATTCAAGAACCAATCCGCGCTGATTCTCTCGCCTTCTTACAAGCTGATAACCAAATTCTACATCTGGAATTTGAAACCCTACCCTACTCCGACCCTCCGATCCCATTCAGAATGCTTGACTACTACGTCAGGCTCAAGCGTCAATACTCCTGTTCCATCAATCAAGTAGTCATCTTTTTACAGCAAACAACTTCAGAACAAGCTTTTGTATCCGAGTACACAGACGAAAACACCTTACACCGCTATAGGGTGATTCGCCTGTGGGAACAAGACCCCGCTTTACTGCTATCCGTCCCTGGCTTGCTGCCATTGGCGACATTGTCTCAAACGAACTCGCCGCGAACTTTGTTAGAGCAAGTGGCTAATCGGATTGCTACAATTGAAGAACGCGATCGACAAGCCGATCTACTTGCTTGTACCCAAGTCCTCGCAGGTTTGAGATTTGAAAAAAACTTAATCAGACAACTATTTAGGAAGGAAACTATGCGGGAGTCTGTCATTTATCAAGAAATTCGCGAAGATGGCCTCCTTGAAGGACGGCAACGGGAGGCGCTGTCGTTCGTTACTCGCCAGTTGACTCGAAGACTGGGTACGATCGATCCTGAAATGCAAGACCAAATTCAGACCTTATCTGTAGAAGAATTAGAGAATTTAGGAGAGGCACTTCTGGATTTTTCAGAAGCAACAGATTTAGTAAATTGGTTGAATGAACCCTAG
- a CDS encoding pentapeptide repeat-containing protein, with protein sequence MQQIIFRQCWSGRCSYQEIAKLSKYDDEYIKSIAAKLWKQLSDAFDEKVKKNNLQSVFKRYLRRNQINLHRTQEIEVNLNGANLSGATLNLASLSGTRLLFTNYFSEAVSYQEDLEQALLPDNNTDSSEEIVQSQEEDNDQTHSNPEEKIYLWNDLHFHCEEQIKIAEALDRANILFFPNSKARLTTPEGRQNQEPNFLIFHQGKWGILELSHPDTAKAQERVAKRVARHRLFETHGIRIIYCCNCTRCNEEPDRVVQEFLDILSQG encoded by the coding sequence GTGCAGCAGATCATCTTTAGACAATGTTGGTCAGGCAGATGCTCCTATCAAGAAATTGCTAAACTCTCCAAGTATGATGATGAATATATAAAATCCATTGCTGCTAAACTTTGGAAACAACTCTCAGACGCTTTTGACGAAAAGGTTAAAAAAAATAATTTACAGTCTGTTTTTAAACGATACTTGCGACGAAATCAAATAAACTTGCATCGAACTCAGGAAATAGAAGTAAACCTCAACGGTGCTAATCTGAGTGGAGCAACATTAAATTTAGCTAGCCTAAGTGGAACAAGACTATTATTTACAAACTACTTTAGTGAAGCAGTCTCATATCAGGAAGATTTAGAGCAAGCATTATTACCTGATAATAACACTGACTCCTCAGAAGAAATCGTACAATCTCAAGAAGAAGATAATGACCAAACTCACTCTAATCCCGAAGAAAAAATCTATCTCTGGAATGATTTGCATTTCCACTGCGAAGAACAAATAAAAATAGCCGAAGCACTCGATCGGGCCAACATCCTCTTCTTCCCCAATTCCAAAGCACGCCTCACAACACCAGAAGGCAGACAGAATCAAGAACCCAATTTCCTAATTTTCCATCAAGGCAAATGGGGTATTCTGGAATTATCACATCCCGATACAGCAAAAGCTCAAGAACGCGTAGCGAAGCGAGTCGCCAGACATCGCCTTTTTGAAACTCACGGTATTCGCATTATCTACTGTTGCAACTGTACCAGGTGTAATGAAGAACCCGATCGCGTTGTGCAAGAGTTTCTAGATATTTTGAGTCAGGGATAG